The genomic interval CCACATCGTTCACACCAAGGATCTGGCGTACCCAGTAATCGACCTGATGGCTTGTAGGGCCTTTCGGTTTATCTATTACAATGAAACCGTTGAGTTCATTTTTCTCTTTCTCTGATTCTTGCATATATTTCATCGGCAACCTGTTCAGCAGATAATGCGTCTGAACTTATAATCAAATCGTAAATAGAAGTATCTTCGGAATCTATAGAATAGAATTCCATGTACCTCTTTCGTTCGGAGTTTTCTCTATCGATGATCTCTTCTTCTCCTGAAAGATCACCCCTATTTTTCACTCGCTCCTTCCTTATATAGAACGAGGCATCAATGTACACCCTAAAAGCAGGGATATTATTGCGCTTGCTGATCCATCCAGCGAGTCTGGATTCAAGAACGATGTTGTCTTCCTTCCGCAGTAGCTCTAAGTTCATTTCGTCGATCTCACGGTCTATCTCCTGATGTTTCTCTGCATATTTACCAAAGTCCTCAAGCGACATTCCCATTTGCTTTGCCTTCTCGCGGAAGAAAAAACCCCCAGAAAAGAATTTACAACCCAGTTTATCTGCGAGCATCTTTCCAGAAGTGGATTTACCACTTCCTATTGGACCGCTAATTGTAACCCGCATAATCAGATTTCCGCTCGATCTCCCTTATCTTGTATTTGAAATCAAAGTACTTTATGACCATGGTGGCAAAATACCCGACCGGAAGGCTGGCAAGAAAATATCCCAGGAACCAGTAAGGAAAGAGCCACAACTTGTCGTTGATTATGTTAATGTTGAAGTCCCACGGAAATGATATTATCTGATAGGGAACAAGGCTGAGGAAATAATAGAGCCATACGTAAAAGAGCAGCGTGAATATGGTAAGAACCATTAATGGCTTCATCGTGTTCATGCTTAGCTGAGATTGTTCCATCGTCATTTCCATTCTCATCTTGCTAAGCTTCTGCATCTTGTCTTTCTGCCCACTTCTCATTGCAGCAGAATAAACTTTATTGAAAGCGCTCATCCTGTTCTGTATCCTGCCCATTTTGATCCAGTCTGTGAAGAAATATCTCGGAACGGATGTAACGAGACCGATTGCAACTCCCATAAGTGTAATAGTCATCCAGGGCAATGCATAATTGAACCCTATGAGCGGCATGAATACAACGCTCATCGCAGACCCCAAGGCATCTCTTATTGTTGTGTTGAAAATTATGAACAGCATGGCAAGAGAGATGAGCATGTACACCATCTGGAATTTCATCATCTTGTTCATAGACTGCCTTTGCTGCACGGCAGGATTTGCATTTTGCCCGGAAACAGGCTGCGCATTTACCGTTGTGGTACCCGTTTGTGTTGGATTTCTATCAGACATGTGGTAAGAGCCTCTCAACTATATTATCTGCTACTATGTCAGGTTTTCCCTCTACATTCTCCATGAAGAATACGGAGGCATCGGTGTATATCGAGTAAGAAGCCGCGTAGTACCTGTTGATTTCCTGATATTCGCGGATTGATTCCAGAGTATCGCTGTCTCTGGACCTGCTTTCATCTTTCGATCGCCTCTTAAATATAATTTCCGGATCGGCCTCGATAACAAAAAAAGCCATTACATTCAATTCCCGGATCACCCATTCGGGAAGTCCTGGGAAATATCCGCCATGGCTCTTTATCGAAAGATGCGTATCTATGATAACGTCGTTCATCTTTCCTATGGCTGACGATGCTTTTTTCTGCAGGTTTATCTGTGTTTGAAATGGAAGTTTCCTTATCTCGTCTCTCTGATCGACCATCTTTAACTCCCTTGCCATTTCAAACATGAGCGTTCCGAAGTTGATCACTTCATACGGAACACGTTTTCTTACCAGGTCTATTACTGTTGACTTACCGACACCGGGAATACCGGCAATTACAACCCTCATTTTTATCCACCAGTGAAGAACTGCCTGATGATCGGGTGCATTTCCATCATCTGCTCACGACCGATGGCCTCATAGAACTGTATCACTATACCAACAGCGAGAAGAAGCCCTGTTCCGCTCGTGTCTCCTACAGTTCCGATAAGATCGGCACCTGCAGCCAGCAGACCAACTACAGCTCCACTGAATACCGTTATCACAGGTATATATTTTTGCAGTACGCGCTCTATTACCCTTGGATCACGACGGAAACCAGGGATCTGCATACCGCTTGACATAATCTGCTTTGCAACAGCACCTGCGCCCATATTAGTCGTCTCAATCCAGAATTTGGCAAAAATAACGCTCATTATTGCCATAAAACCGACGAAGACGAGTATATGTATCGCCATCTCCCAGGACGTATGACCGAAAAGAACCGTCTGATAAGCAGACGGCTGCATTATAGGGAAAAGCCATCCCACCAGCCCGTTAGGTTGGGAAAGATAGAACGCTAGCCCTCCGGTCGCCGTTGAAGACGACACATTGAGCGCCGAAGCTGCGGTTGGCGTGAGATATGAACCGAGAAGAACATTATGCCCCAGTAAAGGAACATGGCTCAATACCGGACTGCTCCAAAATAGAAGGGTCCACATGGAAACGTTTGCCAGCACAGCGGTGGCAAGTATGACAGGTATGTTTGAAGCGTAGAATAACTGTAGCGGATAACGTCCCCTTGCCCCACGCACACGTTCGTGTGCTATTGGCAATTCGATCTTACTACTCTGGAAAAACGCAACGATGAAGAAGATGAGCACGGTCCCTAAAAGCGCGATCATTGGATTCGGCTCCTGGAACATGATCTGAGTCAGGCCCTGGCCGCTAAGATAACCCACACCTCCTCCCAGAGCAGGATTTCCCGCATTCATAACCACGTATAGCAACTTTGGGATTGCTCCCGCTGGCGGATTCGATAGGGAAAGTGCAGTTCCAAGGGTCGATGGAAGCCAGTTGATTGTTCCGGTGACCAACTGCTGTGAAACACCCGCAGCAATGAACAATGAAATTCCGGAGCCTATACCGTACT from Thermoplasmatales archaeon carries:
- a CDS encoding adenylate kinase; this translates as MRVVIAGIPGVGKSTVIDLVRKRVPYEVINFGTLMFEMARELKMVDQRDEIRKLPFQTQINLQKKASSAIGKMNDVIIDTHLSIKSHGGYFPGLPEWVIRELNVMAFFVIEADPEIIFKRRSKDESRSRDSDTLESIREYQEINRYYAASYSIYTDASVFFMENVEGKPDIVADNIVERLLPHV
- a CDS encoding EMC3/TMCO1 family protein, with the translated sequence MSDRNPTQTGTTTVNAQPVSGQNANPAVQQRQSMNKMMKFQMVYMLISLAMLFIIFNTTIRDALGSAMSVVFMPLIGFNYALPWMTITLMGVAIGLVTSVPRYFFTDWIKMGRIQNRMSAFNKVYSAAMRSGQKDKMQKLSKMRMEMTMEQSQLSMNTMKPLMVLTIFTLLFYVWLYYFLSLVPYQIISFPWDFNINIINDKLWLFPYWFLGYFLASLPVGYFATMVIKYFDFKYKIREIERKSDYAGYN
- a CDS encoding AAA family ATPase, producing MRVTISGPIGSGKSTSGKMLADKLGCKFFSGGFFFREKAKQMGMSLEDFGKYAEKHQEIDREIDEMNLELLRKEDNIVLESRLAGWISKRNNIPAFRVYIDASFYIRKERVKNRGDLSGEEEIIDRENSERKRYMEFYSIDSEDTSIYDLIISSDALSAEQVADEIYARIREREK
- the secY gene encoding preprotein translocase subunit SecY, yielding MTDIQRNKAVAGPVIVVWALLVAAFWYLDHYGPIKLAVVAVMLAPVFFIIYLMLSYKGPKQSKLYGLEYLTAKLPAVKKAKGHVQFKYKLLWTALVVVLYFALTNIYVYGLNIKSSVDVFASFRAIFAGAEGSLMDLGIGPIVTASIVMQLFAGAKIFNIDLQNSDDKAMYQGMQKLLVIVMIFVEAIPQAFGYLVPDTGLVNSLASLAPGYGHFLAETIIVGQLFFGSYLVFLMDELVSKYGIGSGISLFIAAGVSQQLVTGTINWLPSTLGTALSLSNPPAGAIPKLLYVVMNAGNPALGGGVGYLSGQGLTQIMFQEPNPMIALLGTVLIFFIVAFFQSSKIELPIAHERVRGARGRYPLQLFYASNIPVILATAVLANVSMWTLLFWSSPVLSHVPLLGHNVLLGSYLTPTAASALNVSSSTATGGLAFYLSQPNGLVGWLFPIMQPSAYQTVLFGHTSWEMAIHILVFVGFMAIMSVIFAKFWIETTNMGAGAVAKQIMSSGMQIPGFRRDPRVIERVLQKYIPVITVFSGAVVGLLAAGADLIGTVGDTSGTGLLLAVGIVIQFYEAIGREQMMEMHPIIRQFFTGG